In Acidobacteriota bacterium, the DNA window GTCGCGGACTCGAGGACGTTCCCTTCGAGGCCCCAGCCTTTGAAGACCTTGCGGACCTCGTCCTTTTCCTCCGCGGGGACCTCGACGACCTCCTCGTGCTCCCGGCGAAGCTCGGAGCGCCACGTGTCGGCCTCGCTCTTGGCCGCGAGGTAGCCGCCGAGGCCCATCGCGATGGCCCCGGCCGCGAGCTCCGCGACGCCCGCGACGAGGACGACGCGCGAGTTCGCGACGGCGCCCGAGAGGCCCGCGGCGAGCGCGAACGGAACCGTGAGGCCGTCGGACATGCCGAGGACCACGTCGCGGACCGTCTCGGAGCCTTCGAAGTGCGACTCGACGTGATGGTGCCTCGGAAGGCCCCGCGAGGTTCCCTTGGCGTGCGGCGGCGCTTGCGGCGTGTGCGGCCGCGGCTTTTCCTTCTGCGCGCTCACGGGTTCGTCTGCCAGATCTCGAGTCCCTTCACGAGGGCCCGGTCATCCAGCTTCACGAGCGCCACGATCCCGGCCGCCACGTCCTCGGGCTGGATCGCTTTCTTTTCGTCGAATGCCATCCCGGCCTTCCGGACGAGGTCCGTCGCGACCGTGGACGGGTAGACGACGGACACGCGCACGTCCGACGTGCGCGCCTCGTACATCATGGCCTCCGAGAGTCCCGCGAGGCCGAACTTCGACGCGCAGTACGCGCCGCCGCCCGCGAAGCCGCGCCGCCCGGCCGTCGAAGCGACGTTCACGATGTGCCCGCGGCGGCGCGTCTTCATTCCGGGCAGCACGGCGCGCGACATCAGGAACGGCCCGCGCAGGTTCACGGCGAGCACGCGGTCGAAGACGGCCGCATCCATTTCTCGACGGGCGCTGCCGTGAAGATCCCGGCGTTGTTCACGAGGACGTCGACGGGGCCGAGCTGCTGCTCGGCGGCCGCGACGACGCGCGAGACGACGCCTTCGTCGGAAACGTCCCCCGGCAGGACGGCCGACGAGGCGCCGAGATCCTTGAGCTCCTTCTGGACTTCGGAGAGGGTTTTCTTCGTGCGGCCGACCAGCGCCACTTTCGCGCCCTCGAAGGCGAAGGCCAGTGCGACGGCCCGGCCGATCCCGCGCCCGGCGCCCGTGACGAGGACGACCTTG includes these proteins:
- a CDS encoding SDR family NAD(P)-dependent oxidoreductase, which encodes MDAAVFDRVLAVNLRGPFLMSRAVLPGMKTRRRGHIVNVASTAGRRGFAGGGAYCASKFGLAGLSEAMMYEARTSDVRVSVVYPSTVATDLVRKAGMAFDEKKAIQPEDVAAGIVALVKLDDRALVKGLEIWQTNP
- a CDS encoding SDR family NAD(P)-dependent oxidoreductase, whose protein sequence is MDLKGKVVLVTGAGRGIGRAVALAFAFEGAKVALVGRTKKTLSEVQKELKDLGASSAVLPGDVSDEGVVSRVVAAAEQQLGPVDVLVNNAGIFTAAPVEKWMRPSSTACSP